In a single window of the Mucilaginibacter defluvii genome:
- the gatB gene encoding Asp-tRNA(Asn)/Glu-tRNA(Gln) amidotransferase subunit GatB — MTSFTDGLSDKYELVVGLEVHAQLSTQSKMFSADSAAFGAEPNHHISMVSLGHPGTLPFTNKTAVEYAVKMGLACNCAINKHNSFARKNYFYADLPKGYQISQDQAPICLGGYVQVKLSGGSTKKIALHHIHMEEDAGKSSHDGHHTDSLIDLNRAGVPLLEIVTQPDLRSAEEAGQFLTEVRRLLRYLNICDGNMEEGSMRCDANISVRLHGQTEYGNRCEVKNLNSIRNVQRAIEHEFARQVRVIEAGGHIDQNTLNFDADTGETSVLRSKEMANDYRYFPEPDLQPLVLTEDYVEQIRAQLPALPQQLYNKYVNELGLSDYDASVITADHDMALFFERLTEKTANYTAAAHWLMGPVKSYLNEGGHSFSTLTITPDHLAGIIELIEQGKINNTVAAHKLFPALLEQPSKTAAELAQQLNLLISADGSELDGFIRQALDKYPDKVKEYHKGKKGVVGLFMGEVMKLSKGKIDPQKTNQLLVKQLEASK; from the coding sequence ATGACGAGTTTTACAGACGGGTTGAGCGATAAGTACGAGCTTGTAGTAGGTTTGGAGGTACACGCCCAGCTTTCTACCCAAAGCAAAATGTTCTCGGCCGATTCTGCGGCCTTCGGCGCCGAACCTAATCATCACATCAGTATGGTATCATTAGGTCATCCGGGCACTTTGCCTTTTACCAATAAAACGGCAGTTGAATATGCTGTAAAAATGGGGTTGGCTTGTAATTGCGCTATCAATAAACACAACTCGTTTGCCCGTAAAAATTATTTTTATGCCGATTTGCCTAAGGGCTACCAGATATCACAAGACCAGGCGCCTATTTGCCTTGGCGGTTACGTACAGGTAAAGCTGAGCGGCGGCTCAACAAAAAAGATAGCGCTTCACCATATTCACATGGAAGAAGATGCTGGCAAAAGCTCGCACGACGGGCATCATACGGATTCTCTGATTGATCTGAATCGTGCAGGCGTTCCCCTGTTAGAGATTGTTACCCAACCGGATTTGCGCAGCGCCGAAGAAGCCGGGCAGTTTTTGACTGAAGTGCGCCGATTGTTACGTTATCTTAACATCTGCGATGGTAACATGGAAGAAGGCAGCATGCGTTGCGATGCCAACATATCCGTACGTTTACATGGCCAAACTGAATATGGCAATCGTTGTGAGGTAAAGAACCTTAACTCAATACGTAACGTTCAACGTGCTATAGAGCATGAATTTGCCCGCCAGGTACGTGTGATTGAAGCTGGTGGCCACATCGACCAAAATACATTGAACTTTGATGCCGATACCGGCGAAACATCGGTACTACGCAGTAAGGAAATGGCAAATGATTACCGCTACTTTCCGGAGCCCGACCTGCAACCGCTGGTACTTACTGAGGATTACGTAGAACAAATTCGCGCGCAGCTCCCTGCCCTGCCCCAACAACTTTACAATAAGTATGTGAATGAGCTGGGCCTGAGCGATTATGATGCCAGTGTAATTACCGCCGACCATGACATGGCCTTGTTTTTTGAGCGGCTTACTGAAAAAACTGCCAACTATACAGCTGCAGCACATTGGTTGATGGGCCCGGTTAAGTCATACCTTAACGAGGGTGGCCATTCTTTCAGCACGCTAACCATTACCCCAGATCACCTGGCCGGTATAATTGAGCTGATTGAACAAGGTAAAATTAACAACACAGTTGCCGCGCATAAGCTATTCCCTGCCCTGCTTGAACAACCCTCAAAAACCGCGGCTGAACTGGCGCAGCAACTCAACCTGCTGATCTCGGCCGATGGCAGCGAACTTGATGGTTTTATCCGTCAGGCGCTGGATAAATATCCGGACAAGGTGAAAGAATATCACAAAGGTAAAAAAGGCGTTGTCGGTTTATTTATGGGCGAGGTGATGAAGCTTTCAAAAGGAAAGATTGACCCGCAGAAAACCAACCAATTATTAGTAAAACAATTAGAAGCAAGTAAATGA
- a CDS encoding MerR family transcriptional regulator, protein MPYKEREISKMYYTMGEVSAMFDVNQSLLRFYEKEFDILQPKKNKKGNRYFTNEDIENLKIIFHLIRDKGYTINGAKEHMRNNMGESKDQQRVLNALENLKKFLLEVRDQL, encoded by the coding sequence ATGCCTTATAAAGAACGCGAGATAAGCAAGATGTATTACACTATGGGCGAGGTATCGGCCATGTTTGATGTTAACCAGTCGTTATTGCGTTTTTACGAGAAAGAGTTTGATATACTGCAACCCAAAAAGAATAAAAAGGGTAACCGTTATTTCACTAACGAGGATATTGAGAACCTCAAGATAATTTTCCATTTGATACGCGATAAGGGTTATACCATTAACGGCGCAAAAGAGCACATGCGCAACAATATGGGCGAGAGCAAAGATCAGCAGCGTGTGCTAAACGCGCTGGAAAACCTGAAAAAGTTTTTATTAGAGGTGCGCGATCAATTGTAA
- a CDS encoding TlpA disulfide reductase family protein: protein MKFRLAQYTLIAGALFMAACSNKDSSSFKVTGELKAPGDAKQVQLLQMDSTELRPVDSATIQDGKFELKGVSPYAAFYRLKIGENEYDLIAKNGEEITFKVGARKNSYEIKGSDESDKLKEFHQKTGVFAERNTKLSEEFEAKSQALGKQSDSLLNIYRPAFLKNLAEYNKAAMKFANDNKSSLAGFYAATSVDPRSYEQQLIAYADAIKDKFKDNPIIQRFVTQMIAIKPVSVGQKAQDFTIPGIDGKNISLADYKGKYVMLDFWASWCVPCRQENPNVVKQYNLYKSKGLNILGISLDDDKAKWQAAIKADGLAWTHASNLKGFEGPVERMYQITAIPSNFIIDPQGVIVAKNITGQQLEEFLKKTFSKPQ from the coding sequence ATGAAATTCCGTTTAGCACAATATACCCTAATTGCCGGCGCACTGTTTATGGCTGCCTGTAGCAATAAGGATTCATCATCATTTAAAGTAACCGGCGAATTAAAAGCACCAGGCGATGCAAAACAAGTACAGTTGCTGCAAATGGACAGTACCGAACTGCGCCCTGTTGATTCCGCTACCATTCAGGATGGTAAGTTCGAGTTAAAGGGTGTATCTCCCTACGCTGCATTTTACCGTTTGAAAATTGGCGAGAATGAATATGACCTGATTGCCAAAAACGGCGAAGAAATAACCTTTAAAGTCGGCGCTAGAAAAAACAGCTATGAAATTAAAGGTTCCGACGAATCGGACAAACTAAAGGAATTCCATCAAAAAACAGGCGTATTCGCGGAGCGCAACACCAAGTTATCAGAGGAGTTTGAGGCTAAATCGCAAGCGTTGGGCAAACAGTCCGACTCGTTGCTGAATATTTACCGTCCGGCATTTCTGAAAAACCTTGCGGAGTACAACAAAGCCGCCATGAAATTTGCCAATGACAACAAAAGCTCATTAGCCGGTTTTTACGCAGCTACTTCTGTTGATCCGCGCAGCTATGAACAACAACTGATTGCTTATGCCGACGCTATAAAGGATAAGTTTAAGGATAACCCGATCATCCAGCGTTTTGTTACGCAGATGATCGCCATAAAACCGGTTTCGGTTGGCCAGAAAGCACAGGACTTTACTATACCTGGTATCGACGGAAAAAATATCAGCCTGGCCGATTACAAGGGGAAATATGTAATGTTAGATTTTTGGGCATCGTGGTGCGTACCCTGCCGCCAGGAGAACCCGAATGTGGTTAAGCAATACAACCTGTATAAATCAAAAGGGCTGAACATACTGGGTATCTCGCTTGATGATGATAAGGCTAAGTGGCAGGCTGCTATAAAAGCTGATGGTTTAGCCTGGACTCATGCTTCAAACCTGAAGGGTTTTGAAGGACCTGTTGAACGCATGTACCAGATAACCGCTATTCCATCAAATTTTATAATTGACCCGCAAGGTGTTATCGTCGCCAAAAATATAACCGGCCAGCAACTTGAAGAATTTTTAAAGAAAACTTTTAGCAAGCCTCAATAA
- a CDS encoding LTA synthase family protein — MLRSLISFVRFILFWLVFSVITRATFELYFIDKLKKASFSEIFQTFFYGIRIDASAAGYIAALPLLVFIVGWFFPKLNIKGIWLRVYVYFCIFIVSFVAILNLNIFREWGTKINFRVFDTLYHSPSEAIASTGSSPIGLSLLIGAFLLAAGILLANYIIDFNFKKPELKWYVKPFVAILLVGLNVLIIRGGVQLSPMNQSMAYFSDRQILNQCALNTEWNLLHNTVENFKTPYNPYLYMSAHDAENLVDSMYTVKKDTTVKVLTTIKPNIVIIQIESFTADLIESLGGEKGDAPNFEELIKHGLLFDSLYATSDRTDKGIIGILSAFPSQAIRTVIVDNVKQERLPSLTNVFDAAHYSTSYMYGGESEFMNFKAYMLSHKTDEIIDKKNFDARDMNSKWGAHDDVVMKRHIKYLDKQDEPFFSYLQTLSNHEPFDLPVAAHFPGEDLSNKFRSTAYYTDASIKEYFDLAKKQGWYKNTLFILVADHGHRLPLNNADPFEPQKYHIPLLFFGDVIKPEYRGKRIHKLGSQTDIAATLLSQMEMPHKQFKWSKNLLNPYSKPFAFFDWDNGFGFMVPGQVVSYDNAGKRIIYVGDTTKPQKQTDDLLQYGKAFMQQVFTEYMKL, encoded by the coding sequence ATGTTAAGGAGCCTAATTAGTTTTGTCCGGTTTATTTTATTCTGGCTGGTATTCTCGGTAATTACCCGGGCTACGTTCGAGCTTTATTTTATTGATAAGCTTAAAAAAGCCTCCTTCAGCGAAATATTCCAAACCTTTTTTTACGGTATCAGGATTGATGCTTCCGCCGCCGGTTACATCGCAGCGCTCCCGTTATTAGTTTTCATTGTTGGCTGGTTCTTTCCCAAACTTAACATCAAAGGTATTTGGCTAAGGGTATATGTTTATTTCTGTATTTTCATCGTTTCGTTTGTCGCTATACTTAATCTCAACATCTTCAGGGAATGGGGTACCAAGATAAACTTCAGAGTATTTGACACCCTATACCACTCACCGTCAGAGGCTATTGCTTCCACGGGCTCCTCTCCTATAGGTTTGAGTTTGCTTATCGGAGCTTTTTTGTTAGCGGCAGGTATTTTATTAGCCAATTACATTATCGATTTCAATTTTAAAAAGCCCGAGCTTAAGTGGTATGTAAAGCCGTTTGTTGCAATTTTGTTGGTTGGATTAAACGTACTCATCATTCGCGGTGGTGTGCAGCTTTCGCCCATGAACCAGAGTATGGCTTATTTTAGCGACAGGCAGATACTTAACCAATGCGCACTTAATACCGAATGGAACTTACTGCATAATACTGTAGAGAACTTTAAAACGCCGTATAATCCGTACCTGTATATGTCCGCGCATGATGCGGAAAATTTGGTTGACAGTATGTATACTGTAAAGAAAGATACCACGGTTAAAGTACTCACTACAATTAAGCCCAACATTGTCATCATCCAGATTGAAAGCTTTACGGCCGACCTGATTGAATCATTAGGCGGAGAGAAAGGTGATGCGCCCAACTTTGAGGAACTGATAAAGCATGGTTTGTTGTTCGATAGCCTTTACGCTACCAGTGATCGTACCGATAAAGGTATTATCGGCATCCTGAGCGCTTTCCCGTCGCAGGCCATACGTACCGTAATTGTTGATAACGTTAAACAGGAACGCCTGCCCTCGTTAACCAATGTGTTTGATGCCGCTCATTACTCAACCTCGTACATGTACGGCGGTGAGAGTGAGTTTATGAACTTTAAGGCGTATATGCTCAGCCACAAGACTGATGAGATTATCGACAAAAAGAATTTCGACGCCAGGGACATGAACTCTAAATGGGGAGCGCACGATGACGTGGTGATGAAGCGCCATATCAAATATCTGGATAAACAGGACGAGCCGTTTTTCAGTTATCTGCAAACGCTAAGTAACCATGAGCCTTTTGATTTGCCGGTAGCGGCGCACTTTCCGGGCGAAGACCTGAGCAACAAATTCAGAAGTACCGCGTACTACACCGATGCAAGCATTAAGGAATATTTTGATCTGGCTAAAAAACAGGGCTGGTATAAAAATACGCTTTTTATCCTCGTAGCTGATCACGGGCACCGGCTCCCTCTGAACAATGCCGACCCGTTTGAGCCGCAGAAATATCACATTCCGCTGTTATTTTTTGGTGATGTGATAAAACCTGAATATCGCGGCAAGCGCATACACAAGCTGGGCAGCCAGACTGATATAGCGGCGACTTTGCTGTCACAAATGGAAATGCCGCACAAGCAATTCAAATGGTCAAAAAATTTATTGAACCCGTACAGCAAACCGTTCGCGTTTTTTGATTGGGATAACGGTTTTGGTTTTATGGTACCGGGGCAGGTAGTATCATACGACAACGCCGGCAAACGCATTATATATGTTGGCGATACTACCAAACCGCAAAAACAAACCGATGATTTGTTACAATACGGAAAAGCCTTTATGCAACAGGTATTCACCGAATACATGAAGCTATAA
- a CDS encoding carboxypeptidase-like regulatory domain-containing protein, translated as MIARRFLFLLLLTIFSTTVFAQRDSVPLKDLAEKYGKVAEAYPIEKVYLHFDKPYYAVGDTVWFKGYLTYTLNMPSPYSKIIYVDVYNGKDALVESLTLPVKDGTTSGMLALNKERFGQDNYHVKAYTKWMANFDSEYFFSKTIPVGNAIKPVIALTNLKRSVNNQVSEIAANVNFTDQNGGAFGDKKVSWTVTSGDNELAKGKGAIEKNGQLNIVFPNSKNTDLSTAYLNITYEGADRQDQTSAIPLSTVAGPVDVQFFPEGGNLLAGVATKIAIKAVQPNGLEMGFKANITDETGAAVAVCEAKHAGMGVFDLTPQPGKNYKADVTLADGTRQSYDLPRPQTSGVNLNVNPVDTGKMLVVISADSTYLKKNQNKVFYIVGKAGNVLCYAAQTTLTKTSYSAFIPTSKFPTGVVQLTLLTSYGQPLSERLVFVKHSSDLLTLNVAGEKPSYNNRAKVRLNVSAKNSVSPAVGDLSLAVIDEGKVKTNENAETTILSSLLLTSDIKGYVEDPNYYFSPSNKNAYSHLDVLMLTQGYRRFTYREVIGNKLPQVFFLPEQGIDITGTLRNNTGMPVKGGTITLQIPSKFYTTRTVTDGEGRFKFTNLIFTDSSQVVVSAKNNYNSKNLMVMVDPITFPNSGKAISHADDVLNIDTMMNAYLQNSKKFINNSTTLQEVVIKAKAKPKLTDHTQFSALSGLSSIDARVVTGEQLKSCPDVLSCLQSMAPGVTYDAQAQAFYVSRDYNQGKRVPMAIFAQGSPVDVNYLRGLRGADIESVEVFLRDDLGLVNRTYQTNGVLSVYTKKAPQGTKISVQELQDLLPQPSVAKLSPKGYDVAKTFYSPKYLPGNKAFGADLRSTIYWNPRVQTDKATGKTFVEFYTADSPGTYKVIVEGTDASGHLGRTVYRFKVQ; from the coding sequence ATGATAGCGAGGCGATTTTTATTTTTACTGTTACTAACAATTTTTTCTACCACAGTTTTCGCCCAGCGCGACAGCGTACCGCTTAAGGATCTGGCCGAAAAGTACGGTAAGGTGGCAGAGGCATACCCTATAGAAAAGGTGTACCTGCATTTTGATAAGCCATACTATGCGGTAGGCGATACTGTATGGTTTAAAGGTTACCTTACTTATACGCTTAACATGCCATCGCCTTACAGCAAAATCATCTATGTAGATGTTTATAATGGCAAGGATGCTTTGGTTGAATCGCTCACACTGCCGGTTAAAGATGGTACTACATCAGGTATGTTAGCTTTAAATAAGGAGCGTTTCGGCCAGGATAATTATCATGTAAAGGCCTATACCAAATGGATGGCCAATTTTGATAGCGAATACTTTTTTAGTAAAACCATCCCCGTAGGCAACGCTATAAAACCTGTTATCGCTTTAACTAACCTTAAAAGAAGCGTAAATAACCAGGTTTCTGAAATAGCGGCCAATGTAAATTTCACTGATCAGAATGGGGGCGCTTTCGGCGATAAAAAAGTAAGCTGGACGGTTACATCAGGAGACAATGAACTGGCTAAAGGGAAAGGTGCGATTGAAAAGAACGGGCAGTTGAATATCGTTTTTCCGAATAGTAAAAATACTGATCTGAGCACCGCTTACCTGAACATAACATATGAGGGGGCAGACAGGCAGGATCAAACAAGTGCCATACCATTAAGTACCGTTGCTGGTCCTGTTGATGTTCAGTTTTTTCCGGAAGGGGGAAATTTGCTTGCAGGAGTCGCTACAAAGATCGCGATAAAGGCGGTTCAACCTAACGGACTTGAGATGGGCTTTAAAGCTAATATTACCGATGAAACGGGCGCGGCAGTTGCCGTTTGCGAAGCCAAACATGCCGGTATGGGAGTGTTTGATTTAACGCCTCAGCCAGGTAAAAACTACAAGGCTGATGTTACCCTTGCGGATGGAACACGCCAAAGCTACGATTTGCCCCGGCCACAAACCAGCGGTGTTAACTTAAACGTAAACCCGGTTGATACCGGCAAAATGCTGGTGGTGATCTCAGCAGATTCAACATACCTGAAAAAGAACCAGAACAAGGTATTTTATATAGTGGGCAAGGCAGGGAACGTTTTATGCTATGCCGCACAGACAACCCTTACCAAAACCTCATACTCGGCATTTATACCTACATCTAAATTTCCGACCGGGGTAGTTCAATTAACTTTGCTTACATCATACGGGCAACCGCTTAGCGAACGACTGGTTTTTGTGAAACACAGCAGCGATTTGCTTACCCTTAACGTTGCAGGCGAAAAGCCATCGTATAATAACCGGGCTAAGGTGAGGCTCAACGTATCCGCTAAAAATAGTGTATCACCGGCTGTTGGTGATTTATCATTAGCTGTGATAGATGAAGGTAAAGTAAAGACTAATGAAAATGCCGAAACGACGATACTGAGCAGCTTATTGCTCACATCGGATATTAAAGGCTATGTAGAAGACCCTAATTACTATTTCTCGCCATCCAATAAAAATGCTTACTCTCATTTAGATGTGCTGATGCTTACGCAAGGCTACCGCAGGTTTACCTATCGCGAGGTAATAGGTAACAAACTTCCGCAGGTATTCTTTTTACCGGAGCAGGGCATTGATATAACGGGTACACTGCGCAACAACACTGGTATGCCGGTAAAAGGCGGAACTATAACCTTGCAAATACCAAGTAAGTTTTACACCACGCGCACGGTAACTGATGGTGAGGGTAGGTTTAAATTTACCAACCTGATATTTACGGATTCATCGCAGGTAGTTGTAAGTGCCAAGAACAATTATAACTCCAAAAACCTGATGGTGATGGTTGACCCGATCACTTTCCCTAACTCCGGTAAAGCCATATCGCACGCCGATGACGTTTTGAACATAGATACGATGATGAATGCTTACCTGCAAAACAGTAAGAAGTTTATCAATAACTCAACTACGTTGCAGGAGGTTGTCATCAAGGCTAAAGCAAAACCTAAATTGACGGATCATACGCAGTTTTCGGCTTTATCGGGCCTAAGCTCAATTGATGCGAGGGTAGTTACCGGCGAACAGTTAAAGAGTTGCCCTGATGTGCTAAGCTGTTTACAAAGTATGGCGCCGGGCGTAACTTACGATGCCCAGGCACAAGCGTTTTACGTAAGCCGCGATTATAACCAGGGCAAGCGGGTGCCAATGGCCATATTTGCACAAGGCAGCCCGGTTGATGTAAATTACCTGAGAGGCTTGAGAGGCGCGGATATAGAATCAGTGGAAGTGTTTTTGCGCGACGATCTTGGGTTGGTTAACCGCACTTATCAAACAAACGGTGTATTATCGGTTTATACTAAAAAGGCCCCGCAGGGTACAAAAATATCTGTTCAGGAATTGCAGGATTTGCTGCCGCAGCCAAGCGTAGCCAAACTATCACCTAAAGGTTATGATGTAGCCAAAACATTTTATTCGCCAAAATACTTGCCGGGCAACAAAGCCTTTGGCGCTGATTTGCGCAGTACAATTTACTGGAACCCGCGCGTACAAACTGACAAAGCCACCGGCAAAACATTTGTTGAATTTTATACAGCAGATAGCCCGGGTACTTACAAGGTTATTGTTGAAGGTACCGATGCCAGCGGCCATTTGGGCCGTACCGTATACCGCTTTAAGGTGCAATAA
- a CDS encoding NUDIX hydrolase — MTYINVRVYGLLINEDNQVLLSDEREYGMEFIKFPGGGLEYGEGLIDGLKREFMEECAMEIEVTSHFYTTDFFIKSAFNDSQIMSVYYLVKNFAPINLTIKTRAFDFDGDGKADILQSFRWADIDQLKPEDVTFPTDQRVVELLRKQYPAK, encoded by the coding sequence ATGACATACATTAACGTACGTGTTTACGGGTTGCTGATTAATGAGGATAACCAGGTATTGTTAAGCGATGAGCGGGAATACGGCATGGAGTTTATCAAATTTCCGGGCGGTGGTTTGGAGTACGGTGAAGGATTGATTGACGGCCTTAAGCGGGAGTTTATGGAAGAGTGCGCGATGGAGATAGAAGTGACCAGTCATTTTTACACAACCGATTTTTTTATCAAGTCGGCATTTAACGATAGCCAGATCATGAGCGTATATTACCTGGTGAAAAACTTCGCACCCATTAATCTTACAATTAAAACCCGGGCATTTGATTTCGACGGTGATGGTAAGGCTGATATCCTGCAATCATTTCGCTGGGCGGATATCGATCAGCTTAAGCCGGAGGATGTGACCTTTCCGACAGATCAAAGGGTAGTGGAGCTATTGCGTAAGCAATACCCTGCAAAATGA
- a CDS encoding ComEC/Rec2 family competence protein → MKASHKHAYPFVLLLAPFATGILFSIKVPDISSHTWPAWFCFISAVLFILLNVFYKKLKVFKYAWLGSLLAIIFLFTVGVVFASQSTLINRRDHFSKVNATALVVNVATEPVRKNENFRFTGIVNQAGIKKGKSKTVSGKIAVMLSDKGQPVTYGDMLIVPANYKPIAPPLNPAEFNYWQYMAHKNINHQLYLNPGNYITIRKNTGNAIIAYAQRLRKRLVDKFTSGIHDKQAAAIASTLILGYNAELSNDVLQTYSKTGTIHVLSVSGAHVGLVYFVLALLLARFNTGTKRRLVVTLIIILCIWGYALLTGFSPPVCRAAMMLSFILIGRCFARRINQLNILAVSAFISLLADPMLITDVGFQLSYIAVAGLIVVQPLIYQKFSFKNKLADKLWLVCSASIAAQLVTLPLSVWYFHQVPLYFLISNLIILIPSAAIMYVGILYLLMPKTWMIAKHLGFMLEKMILWMNNTLASVEHAPFSVIDKIWLNPLQLTLAIITIACLIYCLYRFNRVAAVITISIVTMFAISFMGKSISLNQGKELIFFSLRSNTAIAARKGRELTLITDLEQNSKTFQYSIKPYLDSCGVETLNLKLPNNSFSTDYITHDKSSLNVLGYRILLLDNYQPNIDADTYNFIYITNKVRLKDVKSITAHKGIWILRMGRFADKDSAIKLLNSRRIKYIINGSNKALLIPSKQ, encoded by the coding sequence ATGAAAGCAAGCCATAAGCACGCCTATCCGTTTGTGTTATTGCTTGCACCCTTTGCCACGGGTATTCTGTTTTCTATTAAAGTGCCGGATATCTCCAGCCATACCTGGCCGGCATGGTTTTGCTTTATAAGCGCCGTTTTATTTATTCTGCTGAATGTTTTTTATAAAAAACTTAAGGTTTTTAAGTACGCCTGGTTGGGTAGTTTACTTGCAATTATTTTTCTGTTTACCGTTGGCGTGGTATTTGCCAGCCAATCCACATTGATTAACCGGCGCGATCATTTCTCAAAAGTAAATGCCACCGCACTTGTGGTTAATGTAGCAACCGAACCTGTCCGTAAAAACGAGAACTTTCGGTTTACCGGCATAGTTAACCAAGCAGGAATTAAAAAAGGCAAATCGAAAACGGTAAGCGGAAAGATAGCGGTAATGCTAAGTGATAAGGGGCAACCCGTTACCTATGGTGATATGCTGATTGTTCCGGCTAATTATAAGCCTATAGCGCCGCCGCTCAATCCGGCGGAATTTAATTACTGGCAGTACATGGCCCACAAAAACATTAATCATCAACTTTACCTCAATCCCGGTAATTATATTACCATACGCAAAAATACGGGCAATGCAATAATTGCCTATGCGCAACGGCTGCGTAAACGCCTGGTTGATAAATTCACCTCGGGCATACACGATAAACAGGCCGCGGCAATTGCCTCTACCTTAATATTAGGTTACAATGCTGAGTTAAGTAATGATGTTTTACAAACATACTCCAAAACCGGAACCATCCACGTACTGTCGGTATCAGGGGCGCACGTGGGGTTGGTTTATTTTGTACTTGCCCTGTTGCTTGCGCGCTTTAATACTGGTACAAAACGCAGGCTGGTTGTAACACTTATAATCATTTTATGTATATGGGGATACGCGTTGTTGACGGGTTTCTCGCCGCCCGTATGCCGCGCCGCTATGATGCTGTCGTTCATATTGATCGGCCGCTGCTTTGCCCGGCGGATAAACCAACTGAACATCCTGGCGGTATCGGCGTTCATCAGCCTATTGGCTGATCCGATGCTTATTACCGATGTAGGGTTTCAGCTTTCTTATATTGCCGTAGCCGGACTCATCGTAGTTCAACCGCTGATCTATCAAAAGTTCAGTTTTAAAAATAAGCTTGCAGACAAGCTGTGGCTGGTGTGTTCTGCTTCCATCGCCGCGCAACTGGTAACCCTGCCGCTTAGCGTCTGGTACTTTCACCAGGTACCGCTTTATTTTTTGATAAGCAACTTAATTATTCTGATCCCATCAGCAGCTATTATGTACGTGGGAATATTGTACTTACTCATGCCGAAAACCTGGATGATAGCCAAGCATTTAGGCTTTATGCTGGAGAAGATGATCCTTTGGATGAACAACACGCTCGCCTCAGTAGAGCACGCCCCGTTCTCTGTAATTGATAAAATCTGGCTTAATCCATTACAACTTACGCTTGCAATAATTACTATAGCCTGCCTTATCTACTGCCTGTATCGCTTCAACAGAGTTGCGGCTGTTATAACTATTAGTATTGTAACAATGTTCGCTATCAGTTTTATGGGGAAATCAATTAGTTTAAATCAAGGCAAAGAACTCATATTTTTCAGCCTGCGGAGTAATACGGCAATCGCGGCGAGAAAAGGTAGAGAGCTAACGCTGATAACCGATCTGGAGCAAAACAGCAAAACCTTTCAATACTCCATAAAGCCTTACCTCGATAGTTGCGGGGTTGAGACGCTCAACTTAAAATTACCGAACAATAGTTTTAGTACAGACTATATTACTCATGATAAAAGCTCATTGAACGTATTAGGGTACCGTATATTGTTGCTTGATAATTATCAGCCGAACATCGACGCCGATACTTACAACTTCATCTACATAACTAATAAAGTCCGGCTAAAAGACGTCAAAAGCATTACAGCGCACAAGGGGATATGGATTTTAAGGATGGGTAGATTTGCGGATAAAGATTCGGCCATCAAACTACTGAATAGCAGGCGCATAAAATATATAATAAACGGTAGTAACAAAGCATTGTTGATACCGTCTAAACAATAA
- a CDS encoding response regulator transcription factor, which produces MSYATKQKILIVDDEPDILELIEYNLKKEGYQVFLAHNGQEAVTEAKRTLPDLIVLDIMMPKMDGIEACRIMRTMPEFKNTFMVFLTARSEEYSEIAGFNVGADDYIAKPIKPRALVSRINAILRRNAPAEEVVDNKLEIEDLVIDREAYLVYKSGEKVVLAKKEFELLYLLASKPGKVYTREVILKNIWEDSVIVTNRTIDVHIRKLREKLGEDYISTVKGVGYKFGA; this is translated from the coding sequence ATGAGCTACGCTACAAAACAGAAAATTCTTATTGTTGATGATGAACCGGATATATTAGAGCTGATTGAATACAATTTAAAGAAAGAAGGATACCAGGTTTTTTTGGCACATAATGGTCAGGAGGCTGTTACCGAGGCTAAAAGAACTTTACCCGACCTGATAGTACTTGATATAATGATGCCTAAAATGGATGGCATTGAGGCTTGCCGCATTATGCGTACCATGCCCGAGTTTAAAAATACCTTTATGGTGTTTTTAACCGCCCGCAGTGAGGAATACTCTGAAATTGCCGGCTTTAACGTGGGCGCTGATGATTACATTGCTAAGCCTATTAAGCCGCGCGCTTTGGTTAGCCGCATTAATGCTATTTTAAGGCGCAATGCTCCTGCTGAGGAAGTAGTTGATAACAAACTGGAGATTGAAGACTTGGTGATTGACCGTGAGGCCTACCTGGTTTACAAAAGCGGCGAAAAAGTTGTACTTGCCAAAAAGGAATTTGAGCTACTTTATCTGTTAGCTTCCAAACCTGGCAAAGTATATACCCGCGAGGTTATCCTGAAAAACATCTGGGAAGATTCGGTAATCGTAACCAACCGTACCATAGACGTACACATTCGCAAACTGCGCGAAAAACTGGGCGAAGATTATATCTCTACCGTAAAAGGTGTAGGTTATAAATTCGGCGCTTAA